The window AGTGAACGGTGCTTCGACTACTGGCCCACATTGACTTCGCCAAACACAAACAACGCGATGGTCCAACTGTCGGTCATCGACATCGACCGCAACCATTCGCTGACGTTGGCCAGTAATTTGTTCAATGCCGGTCTCGATTGCCGCTTGCTCGACGGTGTTCCCTGCGCATTAGCCCGCGCCGTTCAGATGTTTGCTCCTCAGCAGACCGAGACTCCCAAGGTAATTCTCGATATTGGTTACTCATCGACCGTCTTCGTGGCGGTTGTCCACGGGGCCCCGGTGTTTACGCGCATTTTACGCGGCTGCGGATTGGACGCGATTATCCAACCGATCCAGAACAGCTTGTCGTTGACCGCAAGTGAATCGCTGCAACTCGTGAGACGAATGGGTCTTGGGCCGGCCCAAAGCGGTTCACCACCGGATGCCGCCGCGCATGTGGTACATCAGTTGGTTTCTGAACCCGTGACAAGATTGATGACGGAAATTGTACGAACACTCGGATATCTGCGGCAAAGCCCTTCCGCGCTCGGTCTCGAGCAAATCGTGCTCTCCGGCGGAGGGGCCCATGTTCCGCATCTGGCAACTCAATTGGCGAATGAAACCGAACTTGAAGTCGTCGCCTGGCGACTTCCAACCGCTCATCCCGACATGACAAATCAGGACGACTCGCTGTTTGCGGTCGCGGCGGCCCTGTCCGCTTTGGCTTGGGAGGCGTAATCATGCACATCAATTTGATGCCCTCGGACTTCATTGCGCGGAAAACATTGCGACGCCAGATGCGAGCGTGGGCGTGGATTCTCACCGTACTAACAGCATGCGGCGGGTCGTACTGCGGCAGGAGCTTGGCAAAAGTCTTCATGCTCACACGTCAAGCGACGGAGCAATCAATCAAGCACCCTGGTCTGCGGCAAATGAATACGGAAATTGGCCAGTGGGAGCGAGAGGTGGCTGCAGCTC is drawn from Pirellulales bacterium and contains these coding sequences:
- the pilM gene encoding pilus assembly protein PilM; translated protein: MVQLSVIDIDRNHSLTLASNLFNAGLDCRLLDGVPCALARAVQMFAPQQTETPKVILDIGYSSTVFVAVVHGAPVFTRILRGCGLDAIIQPIQNSLSLTASESLQLVRRMGLGPAQSGSPPDAAAHVVHQLVSEPVTRLMTEIVRTLGYLRQSPSALGLEQIVLSGGGAHVPHLATQLANETELEVVAWRLPTAHPDMTNQDDSLFAVAAALSALAWEA